Genomic segment of Mycolicibacterium psychrotolerans:
CGTAACCCTGGGTCTGCGCAAACTCGAAAGGGCCATCACCCGGGAGATCTTCACCGCAGCGGCTAGCCGCTTCGGCGTTTGGCCCAGCGTGATCTCCGAATCGAACGCGGACTGCAGCGCGACGACACCTTCGCCGAGAACTGCAGAAACTGGCTCCAAGCAGCTTGACATCAATAGGAGCATCACGAAGGCCGGCCGCGGGATGCGACCGGCCTTCGCGAATGTCGTTGTGTCAGGGCTGCTTCTGGCCCGGAATCCCCTCGTAGGCGATGTCGCCGGTCTTGAGGTTCTGGGTGGTCAGATCGGACAGCCCGTCGAGGAACTTCTGCCGGTCGGTCACCACGTGCTGCATCGCGACGTCGACGTTCTCCTTCGTGATGGCCGGCATCACGTACACCGGCTTGGTGTTCACCTGTTCCTTCTTGGCCAGTGCGTTCGCGACGGCCAGGCCGGCGGAGAGCTCCACGGTGCCGTTCTGCAGCGAGGTGCCGATGAACTCACCGCTCTTGACCGCGTTGAGGCCGTCCTCGATGCCGTCGATGCCCACGATCGGCACGTCGTTGCGGCCGGTTTCCTTGAGCGCCTGCAGCGCCCCGAGGCCCATGTCGTCGTTCTCGGCGACGACGGCGTTGATCTGCGGGCCGAAGCCGGAGATCCAGTTCTTCATCTTGTTGACGGCCTCGTCGCGCTTCCAGTTGGCCGTGTCCTTGGCCAGCACCTTGATGTCCGGGTACTTCGCCAGCACGTTGTTGATGCCCTTCGTGCGGTCCAGCTCACCGGACTGCCCCAGTGGCCCCTGAAGGATCACGATGTTGCCCTTGCCGCCGAGGCGGTCGGCCATCATCTGCATCTCCTGCTCACCGGCGGCCACGTCGTCGGGCTGCACGCTGGCCGCGACATCCGGGTTGTTCAGCGCCGCGTTGACCGCGACCAGCGGGATGCCCTTGGACTTCGCGGTGGCGACCTGCGGTCCGAGCGAATCCGCCTGGATGGGAACGACGATGATCGCGTCGACACCCTGGTTGACCATCGAGTCGACCTGGTCGGCCTGGGTGGACACATCGAGATTGGCGGAGTTCCACACCAGTTCGATGTTGTTGTCCTTCGCGTAGGCCTCCATGCCCTCCTTGCCTGCGGTGATGAACGAGCTCATGTCGTACACCGAGACACCGATGCGCTTGGTGTCGCTGTTGGTCGTCGTGTCGCCGGCGCCACAGGCAGTCAGCGCGGCACCGACCACACCCGCCGAGGCCATCGCCGCGATCTTGGTGAGCAATCTCATGGGTTCTCTCTTCTCTCGTTTTCGACAGTGAAAAGTGGTGCGAAGACTGTTGACTCGGCTTTCCTCAGGTGCGCCTCCTGGAGGACCACACGTCGACGGCGACCGCGGCGACGATCAGCACGCCCTTGATGACGTCCTGCCAGTACGCCGGCACGACGAGGATGTCCAGGCCGTTGTTCAGCGTCATGATCATGAACAGGCCCAGCGCCGTGCCCCAGATGCTGCCGCGTCCACCCATCAGGCTCGCGCCGCCGATCACGACGGCGGCGATGGCGTCCAGTTCGTAGCCCTGTCCGAGGTTCGGCGGACCCGAGATCACGCGGGAGGCCAGCATGACGCCCGAGAGCCCGGCGAGCAGACCGGAGATGGCGTAGACGCTGAACAACACGTTCTTGGCGTTGATCCCGGCGATCTCGGCGGCGTTGCGGTTGCCGCCCACCGCGTACACGCGCATGCCGTAGGTGGTGCGCTTCATGATGATGGCCAGCGCGATGATGCCGAAGATCATCAACAGCACCGGGATCTGCAGACCGAAGATCTTGGTGTTGGCGATCGAGCCGAACTCCGCGGGCAACCCGTTGATGGGTGCGCCGCCGCCGATCACGTAGGCCATGCCCGACCCCGCCGTGAGCGTGCCCAGTGTCGCGATGAACGGTGGAACGTTGATGCGCGACACCAGGAATCCGTTCAGGCAGCCCACCGCGAGCCCGACCAGCATCGCCACCAGCACGGTCAGCCAGACCTGACCGGGATTGGCCTTCGCGGTCGCCGCTGCCGACATCGCCGACACCGCGATCACGCTGCCCACCGACAGATCGATGCCCCCGGTCAGGATCACCAGCGTCTGGCCGAGCGCGATGAGCGCGAACGGAGCCGCGGCGACCAGGATGGTGACCAGGTTGTCGGGCGTGGAGAAGCGCGCGCTGCGGTAGCTGAAGTACGCGATCACCAGCAGCACCACGATGACCATCGAGTAACGCAGCAGGACACCCGAGAACCACTGTCGGGAGAACAGTTTCACGGGCTCGCCGGTGATCGGCGAGGCCACGGTCGGAGCCGCCGACGGACCGGGCGGCTGGGCGCTGCTGTCGACGTCGGTGCTCATGATGCCTCCTGCTGCGTGGTGGTCGTGGGTGTCGATGGCTTGGTGTCGAGTGCGGTGGCGAGGCGGAACACCGATTCCTGGACCTCGGGGTGGTCGAGGGCGTCGCGGTCGAGTTCGCCGACGAAGGTGCCGCCGCGCATGACGAAGGCGCGGTGCGAGAGCCCGACGATCTCGGGCATGTCCGACGACGCCATCAGCACCGCCATGCCGTTCGCCGCGAATTCGGTGACGATGCGGTAGATCTCGCTGCGCGCGCCGACGTCGACGCCGCGGGTCGGTTCGTCGAGCAGCAGCACGTTGACGTCGCCGGTGAGCCAGCGCGCCAGCACCACCTTCTGCTGGTTGCCGCCGGAGAGCGTGCCGACCTCCTGGCTCAGCCCGCGGGTCTTGAGCCGCACCGAGGACATCACGTCGGACACCGCCTTGTTGCGGGCTTTCGCGCGCAGCCAGCCGGCCAACGAGAACGACGACAGCCGCGGCAGCGTGCCGTTGTCGAGCACACTCATCGACAGCACGACTCCGGAGAGCTTGCGGTCCTCGGGCACCATCGCCATGCCCGCGGTGATCGCCGCGGCGGGGTGATTGCGTTTGACGGCCTTGCCGCGCACCGTGATCTGGCCGGCGGTGCTGCTGCGCGCGCCGAAGACGGCCTCGAGCAGCTCGGTGCGCCCGGCGCCGACGAGTCCGGCCAGCCCGACGATCTCGCCGGCGTTCACGGTGAACGACACCGGACCCGCGGCGCCGTCGACCTGCAGGTCGCGTACCTCGAGCACCGGTTCGGTGCCCGGGCTCGGGCGCTCGGGGAACAGTGCGTCGAGTTCCCGGCCGATCATCGCGGTGACGATGTCGTCGTCGGTGACGTCGGCGATCGGTTCGTCGAGGATCAGTCCGCCGTCGCGCAGCACCACCACCCGGTCGGCGATGGCGCGGATCTCGGCCATCTTGTGTGTCGTGTAGACCATCGCGACGCCGTGCTCGCGCAGCCGGCGCACCACCTTGTAGAGCCCCTCGACCTCACGCTCGGAGATCGCGGAGGTGGGTTCGTCGAGCATCACCACCTGCGCGCCGGTGCTTGCCGCCTTGACGATCTCGACGATCTGGCGCAGCCCCACGGGCAGGCTGCCCATCTTCGCCGACGGGTCGATCTGGACCCCGAACACCGCGAGCGCCTCGCGGGCCTGATCGACCATCGCGCGCCGGTTCAGGAACGGCCCGACCGTGACTTCCCGTCCCACGAACAGGTTCTCGTAGACGGTCATGTTCTCGATCGACGCCAGCTCCTGCGGCACGATAGCGACGCCGTGGCGCACCGCATCCCTGGTGTTGCCATGCGCCAGCGCGGTGTCGCCGACCGTGACGGTGCCGTGGTCGGCGCTGTACTGCCCGCTGATGATCTTCATCAACGTGGACTTGCCCGCGCCGTTCTCGCCGGCCAGCGCGGTCACGGTGCCCGGTTCCAGATCCAGCGTGATGCCCTCGAGCACCGGCACCCCGCCGAAGCTCTTGTGGATGTCGCTGCAGCGCAACAAAGGCGGGGTCATCGTGGCTCCACGATCGACTTGAGGCTGCCCGGGTCCGAATCGCTGTCGAGCGCCTCACCGACGTGCTCGAGGTCGTAGCGTCCGGTCACCATGCCGTCGAGATCGACGGCGCCGCTGGACACCAGATGGATCGCTGCGGGCCAGGTGTCCGTGTAGCGGAACACACCGGTCACGGTGATCTCCTGGTTGGCGATGTGGCTGACCGGCAGCGCGTACTCGTCGGCGCCCATGCCGACCAGCACGACGTGCCCGGCGGGGCCGACGGCCTTGATGCCGCTGACCACGGCC
This window contains:
- a CDS encoding substrate-binding domain-containing protein, with protein sequence MRLLTKIAAMASAGVVGAALTACGAGDTTTNSDTKRIGVSVYDMSSFITAGKEGMEAYAKDNNIELVWNSANLDVSTQADQVDSMVNQGVDAIIVVPIQADSLGPQVATAKSKGIPLVAVNAALNNPDVAASVQPDDVAAGEQEMQMMADRLGGKGNIVILQGPLGQSGELDRTKGINNVLAKYPDIKVLAKDTANWKRDEAVNKMKNWISGFGPQINAVVAENDDMGLGALQALKETGRNDVPIVGIDGIEDGLNAVKSGEFIGTSLQNGTVELSAGLAVANALAKKEQVNTKPVYVMPAITKENVDVAMQHVVTDRQKFLDGLSDLTTQNLKTGDIAYEGIPGQKQP
- a CDS encoding ABC transporter permease translates to MSTDVDSSAQPPGPSAAPTVASPITGEPVKLFSRQWFSGVLLRYSMVIVVLLVIAYFSYRSARFSTPDNLVTILVAAAPFALIALGQTLVILTGGIDLSVGSVIAVSAMSAAATAKANPGQVWLTVLVAMLVGLAVGCLNGFLVSRINVPPFIATLGTLTAGSGMAYVIGGGAPINGLPAEFGSIANTKIFGLQIPVLLMIFGIIALAIIMKRTTYGMRVYAVGGNRNAAEIAGINAKNVLFSVYAISGLLAGLSGVMLASRVISGPPNLGQGYELDAIAAVVIGGASLMGGRGSIWGTALGLFMIMTLNNGLDILVVPAYWQDVIKGVLIVAAVAVDVWSSRRRT
- a CDS encoding sugar ABC transporter ATP-binding protein — encoded protein: MTPPLLRCSDIHKSFGGVPVLEGITLDLEPGTVTALAGENGAGKSTLMKIISGQYSADHGTVTVGDTALAHGNTRDAVRHGVAIVPQELASIENMTVYENLFVGREVTVGPFLNRRAMVDQAREALAVFGVQIDPSAKMGSLPVGLRQIVEIVKAASTGAQVVMLDEPTSAISEREVEGLYKVVRRLREHGVAMVYTTHKMAEIRAIADRVVVLRDGGLILDEPIADVTDDDIVTAMIGRELDALFPERPSPGTEPVLEVRDLQVDGAAGPVSFTVNAGEIVGLAGLVGAGRTELLEAVFGARSSTAGQITVRGKAVKRNHPAAAITAGMAMVPEDRKLSGVVLSMSVLDNGTLPRLSSFSLAGWLRAKARNKAVSDVMSSVRLKTRGLSQEVGTLSGGNQQKVVLARWLTGDVNVLLLDEPTRGVDVGARSEIYRIVTEFAANGMAVLMASSDMPEIVGLSHRAFVMRGGTFVGELDRDALDHPEVQESVFRLATALDTKPSTPTTTTQQEAS